Genomic window (Culex pipiens pallens isolate TS chromosome 3, TS_CPP_V2, whole genome shotgun sequence):
TGGAAATACGGTAGTAGGCCACGAGCTACAACAGTGTGGTCTCATCAGAAACAGCTGTAGATTTTGGAGTACCAAACCAAACTCTACCAGGCAACGAGATGCGAGAAATAATTTCAGCAATGGATGCCCCAACCCATAGGATTGCAAAATTGCTCGTCGAGGAATTCTAGAGTATCGAtgtctctgtgctctcttatgctaactagataggaaaaccagcaagcttagtacaagagagcacagaggcatcggtaTGCCGAAACCCTTCCTGAGCCGTTCAGTCATCAGTTCGCAGGTATTTACTAATAAGCTTCTTGAGACGGAACCGATAGCTGAGAATGAAATAATGGTTTCCTTCGACGTCAAAGCATTATCTTCAAGCATACCGGTAAACAACGCAATTGGATCTTTACGGAAATGGCGCACGACACGTGGGCGAACCATGGAGACAGTAATCGATCCAGTACATGAAATAAGCCACATTATGCATTAAACAGAGCTACTTCCAGTTCAGGGATTGCATCTACCAACAAAAGTTTAGAGCTTCGATGTGTACCCACTAGCACCGTTCTTGAGTGACATATACACGAGCTACATACCAAAAACCTATTTCCAGAATGTTGGTGGAGATACGTAAATGATGTATTTTGAATAATCAAACGGGGTTCACTAACTTCGGTACTAGACAACATAACTAGTGCACGCAGAAGCATCAAGTTCACTTACAAAATGAATGTTGAGGGAAAGTTACCTTTGTTAGACATCCTGATCCTAAGAGAACCCATCTTCGTTTACCTTTGAGATCTACAGGAAATCAACGAACACCAGAAGAACAATTTTCGCCATGTCAAACCATTCTTTAAAACAGAAAATGAAAGCATATCATTACTTGATACACAGGATGACAATTTTACCCCTCAGCGAAGGAGGAAAACATAAGGTATTGGAGTACATATTTGAAACAGCAAGAATCAACGGTAACAGAGTCACGGAACTCGCTTTTTTACAAAGGTTACAAACTGTACAGCAAGTATTTAGATTCTGCAAAGATGATGAGCAAAATAAACTCTTAAATCTTCCATGTTACAGTGAGTTGTATGTggttaacatttaaaaaatacgtcGAGGAGGTGACccttaaccccttcccgcccagagcaaaatcgagattttttacgtttttctacattactcgtaactggatcgaccaaattagatgaaattttattggttaaaagttaacattctatataaactTATGCAGGTCGAACCAGGTAAAACAAAAATGCATGGTTCCAGAGATAGAGGGTTAATAACCGTGAATACCTGTTTGGCGTTCAAAGATCTTCTGCAGCAAAACTCAAAAATGCTTtgattcaagaatttttttaattatttttttctaatttagttgtttgtaattttggtcatgCCTGTAACATAACCACTTTTACCTTTTTCCACTTTTCTCAGATTCCTCCGAAGAGATGAAGAGCTTCCTGACGATGCAGCAGAAGGCGATGGCCTTCCTGGTGGAGACGGTCAACAAAGATCTCAAGGACCTGAAGATAATTTCGGATGGAATGGGTCGCTTGATACAGCAGGGTTAAGGTAGGACACACAAACCAATTTTTATTCTGTTGTTCAAATTCTTACATTTCACCACACTCGAGATAAAGCCACCTTGTGATCGTGTGCAAAGCGAAAAAAAGATTCTTGTGCTGTTTGTCGATAGAAAGTGTGAGAACGTCCCTCTAACCCAGAATGATGGCGCTGTACGGTTGGGAATCGACGATCGGATGTCCGGGCATGGTGTACCGCGGCGAAATGTAGTACGTCGTTTTCTCCATTTCGACGAAGCGATTCTGGGGCCAACCGTACATTCCTGGTGAAAAGAGTAACGTATCAATTTTAAAGACCTTACTCAAGTCCGACTCGATACCTACCCGAACTCACCGGAGGAACCTTCGGGATGTAATTGGTGCTCTTATCGCTGGCCGTGTCTACAGTCTCAACCTTCTTAGCTTCCCCTTCCTCGTCTTCCTCCTCGTCGTCCGTCTTTTCGTACGTACTTTTCGACTTCTGCAGACACTTTAGCGCGTGCGAGTTGGTCACCTTCTTCCGGCCACACCGGCACGTATCCAAAAGAGTTTTAAACATCTGGCGCGATACGAAAAACGACTCTCCATGGCCGTCGTATTCGTGCATGTTGATCTTCTCGCTGCGCTGCTGATGCAGTTCCTTCAGCCGTTGGTTGTTCTTCTTCAAATCGAAATATTCGGTCATCTTAGGCTGGTTGATAAAGCCCCACTTCTTCTGATACTCTTGGCGCACCTTGCTCTCCAACTCGATCTGTTCGCGACTGAAATTATCCCGCgtcaataaaaaatacatcaaacgacacttttttaaattcttacatttttccATCCCGAACGACGGGCTCCATGCTCGGATGGACCCGCTCCACCGGTTGACGTTCCGCCGCTTTCTTCGGTCCCATTGTACCAATTCTTAGGGAGTAAGTCAAACAAAGCAATTATCTCTCACTTGAGACGGCGTCCACCTGATAAAGATGAATAATTGGATCTCTCGAGAATAAGATGACTGATGTACCTGCTCTCACACCCACCTGTCTTCCGCACAATGAGAATATTTGCTCAATGAAAAGACGGCCCTTTGATGAAAGAAAAGGATTCCGCACCCCTTGGGAGAGAATGTCCTGTCCGAGCAAAACAATGGAGACCACCCAACCCACTCAACCGAAGTatgcaaatatattttatttgaattttccaCTCGAGCGGACGTTAATGAATAGAGTCCGGTCTCGCACGCTTGATTCGAACTGCTGAACTGAAAGAAAGGATAACACACAGTCGGGGTTTTCTGGTTGGGGAGTGAAGAAATGGTTAGGAATGTGCTGGAAACACATCATCGATCCAGCGGGAGACCGTTGTCGTTGCGTTATTTTTGGTGTGGGAGTCGTGTTTGAGTCGTTTCCTGGGGAGCGGTTCTGGGAATAATTGTTCTACTGGATATTTGATCGGTGAAATAAATGATAGACATTTTCTGTgcggccggcagcgaaattatggcaAAGTATTGGGTGGGATTGGATCAATGAAAATAAGATGATgtcacattttttgtttgttcaaaatttttgagaaaaaggcCTAAGGTGttaaaaaagactcacaaaaaatgcagggtGGTCTGtccctcctaaaaaaaatataaaaatcatctgctaaaactgttttttaatctggtctaaacgtcaacatttttaaaaccgatgaaaatcgattctccagacaattttacatgaaagtttCCATATCTATCATTGTCCCAAgttcaatccttgtgaagatacagcgattttaaaaataaaaatgtttaaaaaacaggGGGTTTGGCATTTGGACAGCCTTGATTTTTCactctcgtaaatatttttaccgaaaagctcgttcaatttccgataagtttgtctttgaccactttttgatacgatgcaacggcttcgagatacagttatttttaaattacgaaatacaaaaatatttaaaacacttacgcccttctcaaatgtcattttcgagtgcaactggctctaTATGCACAAAACTGTCTTATATAGGCCTAAGATAACatctctacaaagtttcattgacatCGCTGAAACGTATTGCTTCTTCCAACAATGATCCCTGTAATATTGAAGGTGTAATATTcctttttaatgctttttaattacctcaattaagacaaAAAAACACTGGAATAGTggtgaatttacacattttgagaggtaacatttgtttttttttttcaaaaagcaattTTCGGTCAAAATGTTATTGCAAGCTAGCTCCCAAACTGACAGGAATTGTACTGGCATTTTCGACaaaattagtttaaattttCCCCTTCACAACCCTTTTTTCTgtctgtgtatttttttccgaaagcccgtctaatttcctacaagtttgttatggccactttttgatacgatgcaacggcttcgaggcacagtaattttaaattacgaactacaaaagtatttaaattacttacgcccttctcaaatgtcattatcgagtgcaactggctccatatacacaaaaatggcttatataagtcTAGGATAACTTGTCTACAAAGTCTCACACGATAACTTTCAAATTTGACCTTAAAAccttaaaaacagaaaatctaATAATAAAAGCATGTATTTTTTTCCTCACTGAGGATAGTTTAAGCAAAAACATTAGTGCAGTAATTAACCTAAGCTGAGATGGTGTAAGAGTTACTGGTACATAAGAGAACAAATTGAGCaggggaaggaaaaaagttacaataTAGCCTTTGAAGTAGCTTATTGATGTGGGAAAGTTAGAAGAAAGAGGGAATTTCTTATTTTAATATCACAGTTTGAAGAGACATCCGCAGCAAGTTCTataaaaacattcgaaaattgaACCTTGACCTCCATACAATCTCTAATGGCTTAAAGGGAGGGCTTCCCGTGGTAAAATCGAGGTGACATTTGAAATGATAGGTCAATCATTAATTTTAACACCAGAGGGTACTCGGATTTCTATAAAGTTTCCGTTTctctatttggcatggaattgcttgAGAGCAACCTTGTTGTATAATTCTAACATTAGCTCAGTTGGTTAAACATTTGTTTGCTTACATTTCTTACCCTATTTAAATCAGAGCATTTCAATCCAGAACTGTTAAGTTATAAGTGATATAGTAGAACTTGTTGTAAAGGTccaaaataaaatgtatttattcGGTAGATTTCCAAAACAACTTTcgagatatgaaaaaaaaacataataatttctaaaatacttTACAGTTTCCATCCTTTTACTAACCAACTTTAATCTCCAAATCCTCGGCGATCAGAGGGATACCAAGTATTGTGGATATTTGCAGTGTCCAACCAAAAAAGTGATGGACGAAAAACATGCTGCTGCTGAAGGGTTTGCGTTCGGTTACTGTACGTGCCTTCTGAGAAacggaaaaaagtttgaaaagttcACACCTTGTGATTTTGGTACCGAATTTATCCTAGAAGAGGATGGTTGTGTTAAGCCCAGGCCATAAGAGTGTCATCAGAGTAATGCaacagtttttaatgttttaaactttttattctTCACACGATAGTTTAAATATCATTTGGTTATGAACAAATAACGCGTCTAGCTTTTTTTTGCACGAGAACATCAACTAACTATTTACACATCGCTACGATTAAcagattatttttaactgattaCAAAAACCCATGCCCGGCCGCCTCCGCCGGAATGTAACCTTCGTGACCGTCTCGGGTGCGCACAAAGAACCACTGTTTGTAGTTTTTCAGTCCCTTTTCCTGGTACTCTTTGCAGGCGAGCAGTGTGACCACGTCGCCCTTTTGCACGCTGACCGCCTCCGAACTGTAGCTGTCGGTGATGGCCAGCAGAGTCTGCCGGACGGCCGTCGTGGCCGAGGTTCGCAGGTTTGCACTTCCGTTCGTGGTCGtcttggcggcggcggcggtgttGGAGTTACTATAGCTAACGTTGTTGACAGTCTTATGGTAGTGTCCCCCGTTGAGGACACTGCTGGCCGAGTGGCCACTTCCGCCGCTTCCGCTCTTCACCAGAATCTTGTGGTGGTGATGATGGTGGAACGGATTCTGCTGCTGGTGTTGTGGATTATGTTGCATCGGTTTGTGCAGCTGAATGTAGTCCCCGTTGGAGGGCAGTTTGTCCAACTGGTCCATGTTTAGCACCTTGTCCAGTTTGGCCGTGGCAGCTGCGGCCGCGGACTTGCCGTTGAGCACCTTGGGCGTGAGCTTGAGTTGAGCAAATTGTGACTGGGAATCGGCGGATTTGGGTTGGTTCGCTACGCGAAGGTACAGCGAGTCCAGGTTTTTCTCGCTGCTGCACGCTACCGAGGCCACGCTGCGACTGCTGGTTCCGTTACGTTTGAGGCGGGGAGTGCGACGACCCTCGGAACGGGTACCGGCTCCGGTGGCAGTGTTGCTGCCGCCGCGTAGCTGTTGGATTTCCTTCTCGCTGTCGGTGAGGTTACCACTGGGTCGTGGGAACACGTCCTTGTTTGACTCCCAGCACGGCGTTGGCTTGGAGGTTGAGCTTGATCTATAGAAAAAATGAGGGATTTAGTGACATGCATTGATAGTTTTTGacaattaattattattatttttttttgtttaaattctgcatagttggcaatcattttcaatttttatccattaaattattttgaattttgagggaCTTGTTTGACTTGagggcatttttttgtttttgcttttttgtactacagtccagattcgattatccgaaaatcttgaaaaaatttcacttcaaataatcgaaccacaaaaaaataatgttttttttttcgctgttttatttttgattcccgaacttaagtatgactaccaaactacactgaaataaaaaaaaagtaccaaattcctaaattctaggaattttgcctccttttcttattaagtaatccaaaaaacccgattactaaataaggaaaggagccaaaattcctagaatttaggaatttggtactttttttttatttcagtgtacccTAAAGTGATTATGAATTCAAAACTCCTAGTTGGCCGCCAAAATAacattgatgaaatattgaaaaaaaaaaaaaaaaaaatgcattatttattttaaaaggcATTCAACtggaaacttcggataatcgaaacaatcgaaaaaactaacagaatttttttccaaataatgtCACAACTAGATTTAAGAAGATTATCTGCATTTACCAAAAGTTATTCAGTAGAACACCGGAGAAATTCGAAGCTAAATTAGATTTGTTTTGCTACGTAATTAGATCTCTGCGGTAAAGATGCTCTATTTCGgcaattttatttgttattttggtcatgtctGCAACATAACACCCTGCACCGTTTTTCTTAACAGTCAGAGATCAAAGACCTACCTTTGGTTTGGTGGCAGAATGCCCAGCGGCAGACACGTCTCGTACGCGACGTAGCCTTCCTCGGCGTGGGGCGTTTGTACGTACAGCCAGTTTTGGTTCTTGAACACGGCGTTGACGACCATCCCCAGCGGCAGCGGGATCTCGATCTGGTAGCTACCGGGCCGGGTTTGGTAGAGGGTAGCGGCCGCCGCGAGCACCACCGGAATGTTCCCGGGCGAGGACAGGGAACACTTGGAGAGGAATTCGTCGACGTTCTGGATTTCGTACCCGAACCGCTGGGAGGCGGACCGGTGGTACCGTTCGCGGCGGCGTCGATGCCGGTGGCGGTTCTTCGACGAGGACGGCTCCGACACGGTCGTGTAGAGGGATGGTTCTGAGTAGGTGTTTTTCAGGGACTTTTCCTTGAGCAGTTGCTGCTGTTCTTCCTGATTCAGGTTGATGATaatactgttgttgttgttgagcagaaTGTCGACGGTTTCGCTTTGGACGAGACTTGGATATACCAGGGTGCGTTCCTTTTTCTTGAGGCGATCGCTGTTCTTTCGATAGCTGCGATTGCTTTTACGATAAACACCATTATGATGGTGGTGGCCGTTGCTACCGTGATGCTCGGTCGAGGCCGGTGCCGAGGCTCCTCCGTTCGGGCCACCGTGAACTGCCTTGAGCTTCTCATTGTAGCCGTACTCGGTCAGATTGTTATCGCTGACGTACTTTTCGCTGAACAGTCGCTCCTTGCTGCGTGTGCGGGATTTCTTCCGGGCTGGGACTGCTGCgccgttggacgatccggatgACGGTGCAGGTGGTGGTGGTACAGGTGCAACGGCTGTTGTCTTTACCGGAGATGCGCGCCGTGATTGGGAACTCGGTTGCAGATAATTCCCGTTGATTTGCGGTGGTCGCCGGTCGTTGGCAGACTGGTTTTGATGAagttgctgctgttgagactgttgttgctgctgctgttcacGGAGGACCCACGTGAGTGATATCTTCGGCCTTCGGATGCTCAGGTTTTGACCCATATCACCGCAGACGACGGTGGTCGAGCTGGGGGTTGAGGTCGGTGGTTGTGGCTTTTCTGGGGTCGCAAGCTGGACTGCGGCTACACTTTGGTTCAGTTCTTCGATCTCTACGTAGACGTCCTGGTCCTGGTCGGGAGTGCGTGGTTGGTTGTTGTTCTGAGGCTGCTGGCTGGTGCTCGGCACAGGCTCGGGGGAGTTTCGGCCGGATTGCGGGTCTGCGGTAATCTTGCAATTACGTACCAAATCCGGACAAAATGCATCTTGGCCTGGCGGGGTAGAGAAATAGTAGAATCGGAACTGATAAAAGCTTGATAAATAGTCAATCTCAATAACTGCTGATTTATCCCTACGGGCAGTTAAAATTGGGTATTCTATGTGAGCTCAAATGATACCTGAAACATCCAAAGATTTCCTGGAGTTATACCTAGGTGTCTACCGCTATAACGAGCAAAAGGTCGTCAGATTTTGACCCTAGATCATATTggtatagcttcagtgagtatggtagactactttgttggTATATAGGGAAGTCCAAGGTCCTTCGGGAGTTCAATACCTtttggtctaccaccgtaacaagcaagaagtcGACTAATTTTGAACTAGGATCATATCTGTATTACTTCCGAAATTATGGTAGGCTACTTTGCTGATACAATGGGATGTAACACGattgttttcttcaaataataACTTAATTAATTACTCACTCAACAAGTACTCTTTGATCCGCTGacgctgctggtgctgctgctgctggtgtgcAATATTGTACCGATGCGTGGCTCTGCCCCGTTCCAACGTTACTGCACGTTGATAACCTTCTGCGCCGACGCCTCCTCCGTAAACTGCCGCCGGGCCACGCAACCGGTGTGCATTGCTTGACGCGTTGACCCCCGCGGACGAACTGCTACTGCTGCTTGTGCTAGACGATCGGGCTAACGGAATCGGGGGGTGGACCACCGCCGCCGGAACGACTCGATGCTGATAGTGGGCCCAGTACGGCGGGGGAGGTTCTGGCCTTATCTGGGTGGCCGATCGCGGTGGCAACACGGGCAGCAGTGGGAGGTTCAAATGACGCCGGGATGACGATGAAGATGCAGTTGTTGTCGTGGTGGCAGCAGCTGCTGCCGATGAGGACACGGGCTCGGAAGGCGACGATCCGGCTGCCGTTGAGGATGCTGCGCGAGGGTGGATGGCAGaatagaaaagaaaagaaatagtCATAAGTAATTGAATTCCCCTTTCATTAAGATAATCATCGCCAGTACGGATGGGGACGAAAATTGCTTTTGCACTCGCTACGCCGAGACTAAACCTCCCAGCCAGTGTCTTAGACAGAGTCTGGGCGGCGATGACGAGCAACGGAAGAAGAACGTACTGTACGGACAAAAGTGCAGCCTGACTGGCCATAACTTATCGAACGTTACGATAATCGAtatccccctcccctcccctctAATGTTGCCAACGATGGTGTTTGTCAGCTGTTTTAGTGGCAATTTTTCCGATTGCTAATGGCAGGCCACACACGACAACCCATTTGGCGCATAAAAACACACACATGATGTCcggaggagagagagagagcataaAGTCCTCCCCAGGAACCTGGTGAACCAGAAAGCAATGGTATCTCTTGGACTGTAAAGCAAACCGTGGGAGGTTCAGCTTGTTTTAGCAGTGCGTGAAATTAATGTGTTTAATTAATTTAGCTACCCGGTTCTTCTTCGGCCCAACTCCATTAGTCTAATGGGTACTGGAAGTTGTGATTAGCCCACGTTCCGTCCGGTAGCAACATTCGAGAGAGGGAGGGAGGCTGCGCTGTTAGGGTAGGTCGATCATTTATCGCAATGTAATTTCAATTATCCGTGCGAGGTTGGCGCACGCTCTAAACTGTGTGTTTTTACGATACCCCCGTGTGGAACAGCTGTTTCGATGGGCCAGCGTGATATCTGCAGGCGAGAAGGTGGAGGAGGTGGGGGAGAAGGTTCAATATTTATACACACATCATATTTATCTGGTGGGATTTCTTATCGGAGCGCGGTAATCGCATGGATAGCTCTAACCACTTCCCACCATGGTGTATAGCCTGCTCGGCGGAGCATAAATATTTGCAATCATCTTCGTGGGCTTTCTTTATCGTGTACCCCTTTattatgcacacacacacaaacatggCAGCATAAAGTTCAAAGGCACACAACATGATAGAAAGGTTGTTGATTTGCAAAAGGGCATCGTTTCCAGATAAATGCTGTGATTTAACTTTTGACAATCCTGAGATGCATGAAATGTTCACTTTTAACTCATATAAatagtttattatttttatactgaTCAGAATTTTGCTAAACAcatgttgagcaattctctcaagaatgaacaattttttttatttttttttgtttttgatttttattttgggtgtgtgtaattttttgtgaccaaagaagtcattttgaacCATTGGTTATCCATACAAGTCCCAGACAATATTGATTACCGTCTATACAAAAAGGCTTCTCGAATATTCAAGAaactgcacagcaaaaaattgtgtaaatttggaaggggtaaattttgtaggtttaatattacctcttttatgatgtaatattatttcaaatttagactgaaaagtggcattacaatgAAAAAGAGtttaatttacacatttttagaggaataattacacctttttctgacataaaaaatgtactcatttccagatgtaatattaccatgatttttattACTGTGTGTATCTTGAGAATGATCGAttaagtgtcttcggcaaagttataggttttgcttagaaattttcagaaaaaaattactcttgaaaataagcttttttcGAATGGTCAAAAAAAGTGAGTTGTCAACcattttcgaaaattctcatttttggatttattttaaatgacaaaaattgccATCCTTTGAGATATGGTACAAGTtggtaaaaatttgaaatgctttttcaaaaatgctgaaaaaaatcgaaaaaaaattgacattagTTTTAGACCTAaagtaaaatttgcaatcaaaaagtacattaaatgaattttgatttcGTGGACCgtgattgaattgatttttgttgatCAATTCTTGAATAACATACTCATCTCTCTAAGACCAAACCACGCTTCTAGACTGGTTTCAATCACATTTGTTTAACCAACTTTGAATtcttaaaaagcattgaaaagaagaaccagtttatttttttacatactttGTTGCTGATAATTTTAGtttgtatcaaaaaatgtgaaaacacttttaaaatcgaagtgtataaaacattatgaaaaacagcaaataggcaaaatataatgatttgaggttgttgaaaataacattaaaaacaaaatctacacacagggtggccactcaagttgaaaaagtcgaaaattctccaaaatcagcaacaaaaaaaaaaaaaacgagaaaaagtcggaaatttgtgaatttttgaccAAATAAAATCGAAAGTCGGAAAATTGCAAAAGTGACGAGAGTTGTTCGAAAAGCTTAGTGTgacgaaaattttcaaaccaatCGCACTCAATTCGTTTTGAActcccatttaaaaaaaaagagcttaATATCAAAGATGATCGTAAAATTATTattctgtttaattttatttacatcgcttaaatataaaaaaataattactttttattttttgacagtacgaaaaaatgtttaaaagaatTGGGCTCTTCGAAAAATTGGATctctaattgaaattttttttaaacaataagaAGTGACAACTTGATAAttaaacattaatttaaaaaaaatatttatcaaaatccGCAAAATTGGAAGGAAACCtgataaaaaatatacatatttttcactttattctaCATATTTAAATTATACTGGAAGAATAATAGCTGCCATAATATTTAAGCGTTtctagtccagactcgattatccgaagttttattatccgaagttcgattatacgaaggtttgtatgggacttcggattatcgaatgacgaacaaaaaaatgttttttcgtatttttttgttttcttacttttaacattaaattcgagttctgcgactccattttaatcaaatttgaatgattgaatgcttataaaattaaaaattgcaccttttcaaaatttcattacggtcattttgccgccatcttggatttaataattataaatcacaacaagctcaacaatcaaaaattcgattatccgaa
Coding sequences:
- the LOC120422855 gene encoding uncharacterized protein LOC120422855, coding for MGPKKAAERQPVERVHPSMEPVVRDGKIREQIELESKVRQEYQKKWGFINQPKMTEYFDLKKNNQRLKELHQQRSEKINMHEYDGHGESFFVSRQMFKTLLDTCRCGRKKVTNSHALKCLQKSKSTYEKTDDEEEDEEGEAKKVETVDTASDKSTNYIPKVPPVSSGMYGWPQNRFVEMEKTTYYISPRYTMPGHPIVDSQPYSAIILG
- the LOC120422851 gene encoding putative uncharacterized protein DDB_G0277255 isoform X2, giving the protein MFSRLCKNSIFPSGSGGGGNSSSSSSGASGASTAASSTAAGSSPSEPVSSSAAAAATTTTTASSSSSRRHLNLPLLPVLPPRSATQIRPEPPPPYWAHYQHRVVPAAVVHPPIPLARSSSTSSSSSSSAGVNASSNAHRLRGPAAVYGGGVGAEGYQRAVTLERGRATHRYNIAHQQQQHQQRQRIKEYLLSQDAFCPDLVRNCKITADPQSGRNSPEPVPSTSQQPQNNNQPRTPDQDQDVYVEIEELNQSVAAVQLATPEKPQPPTSTPSSTTVVCGDMGQNLSIRRPKISLTWVLREQQQQQQSQQQQLHQNQSANDRRPPQINGNYLQPSSQSRRASPVKTTAVAPVPPPPAPSSGSSNGAAVPARKKSRTRSKERLFSEKYVSDNNLTEYGYNEKLKAVHGGPNGGASAPASTEHHGSNGHHHHNGVYRKSNRSYRKNSDRLKKKERTLVYPSLVQSETVDILLNNNNSIIINLNQEEQQQLLKEKSLKNTYSEPSLYTTVSEPSSSKNRHRHRRRRERYHRSASQRFGYEIQNVDEFLSKCSLSSPGNIPVVLAAAATLYQTRPGSYQIEIPLPLGMVVNAVFKNQNWLYVQTPHAEEGYVAYETCLPLGILPPNQRSSSTSKPTPCWESNKDVFPRPSGNLTDSEKEIQQLRGGSNTATGAGTRSEGRRTPRLKRNGTSSRSVASVACSSEKNLDSLYLRVANQPKSADSQSQFAQLKLTPKVLNGKSAAAAATAKLDKVLNMDQLDKLPSNGDYIQLHKPMQHNPQHQQQNPFHHHHHHKILVKSGSGGSGHSASSVLNGGHYHKTVNNVSYSNSNTAAAAKTTTNGSANLRTSATTAVRQTLLAITDSYSSEAVSVQKGDVVTLLACKEYQEKGLKNYKQWFFVRTRDGHEGYIPAEAAGHGFL
- the LOC120422851 gene encoding uncharacterized protein LOC120422851 isoform X1; the encoded protein is MASQAALLSVQYVLLPLLVIAAQTLSKTLAGRFSLGVASAKAIFVPIPSSTAAGSSPSEPVSSSAAAAATTTTTASSSSSRRHLNLPLLPVLPPRSATQIRPEPPPPYWAHYQHRVVPAAVVHPPIPLARSSSTSSSSSSSAGVNASSNAHRLRGPAAVYGGGVGAEGYQRAVTLERGRATHRYNIAHQQQQHQQRQRIKEYLLSQDAFCPDLVRNCKITADPQSGRNSPEPVPSTSQQPQNNNQPRTPDQDQDVYVEIEELNQSVAAVQLATPEKPQPPTSTPSSTTVVCGDMGQNLSIRRPKISLTWVLREQQQQQQSQQQQLHQNQSANDRRPPQINGNYLQPSSQSRRASPVKTTAVAPVPPPPAPSSGSSNGAAVPARKKSRTRSKERLFSEKYVSDNNLTEYGYNEKLKAVHGGPNGGASAPASTEHHGSNGHHHHNGVYRKSNRSYRKNSDRLKKKERTLVYPSLVQSETVDILLNNNNSIIINLNQEEQQQLLKEKSLKNTYSEPSLYTTVSEPSSSKNRHRHRRRRERYHRSASQRFGYEIQNVDEFLSKCSLSSPGNIPVVLAAAATLYQTRPGSYQIEIPLPLGMVVNAVFKNQNWLYVQTPHAEEGYVAYETCLPLGILPPNQRSSSTSKPTPCWESNKDVFPRPSGNLTDSEKEIQQLRGGSNTATGAGTRSEGRRTPRLKRNGTSSRSVASVACSSEKNLDSLYLRVANQPKSADSQSQFAQLKLTPKVLNGKSAAAAATAKLDKVLNMDQLDKLPSNGDYIQLHKPMQHNPQHQQQNPFHHHHHHKILVKSGSGGSGHSASSVLNGGHYHKTVNNVSYSNSNTAAAAKTTTNGSANLRTSATTAVRQTLLAITDSYSSEAVSVQKGDVVTLLACKEYQEKGLKNYKQWFFVRTRDGHEGYIPAEAAGHGFL